The following are encoded in a window of Solidesulfovibrio magneticus RS-1 genomic DNA:
- the cobA gene encoding uroporphyrinogen-III C-methyltransferase: MSKVYLIGAGPGDPGLLTLRAKELLETADVVVYDYLANKAFLDFCRKDAEIYYVGKKGGDHTLPQDKINDLLVDMAKAGKVVARLKGGDPFVFGRGGEEAEELIAAGCDFEVVPGVTSAVAAPAYAGIPITHRSFTSSVSFITGHEDPTKTESSLNWEAFAKSGSTLVFFMGVKNLPHITENLMKAGMPGDTPAALVRWGTTCRHRSLVATVATMPEEAQKHGFAPPSLFVVGGVATLHDKLAWYEKRALLGKGVVVTRSREQASDLTRLLGAEGACCYEFPAIEIAPLTDVAPVDAAIDSLYDNDWVVFTSANGVDCFFERIDAKGLDARAFAGIRIAAIGPATAKKLAERGLRADFIPERFVAESVVEGLLAQDVAGKKVLIPRAREARDVLPEKLAEAGCTVTVLPVYDTRPVDQDPAEIIQAVKNGEIHYVTFTSSSTVKNFFAQIPPEVLKASAVKTACIGPITAATLAEYGFTPDVNAAAYTVPALAQAVIDDARRGA; the protein is encoded by the coding sequence ATGTCCAAAGTCTATCTCATCGGCGCCGGGCCGGGCGATCCGGGCCTTTTGACCCTTCGCGCCAAGGAACTCCTCGAAACGGCCGACGTCGTGGTCTACGACTATCTGGCCAACAAGGCCTTCCTGGATTTCTGCCGCAAGGACGCGGAAATCTACTACGTCGGCAAGAAGGGCGGCGACCACACCCTGCCCCAGGACAAGATCAACGACCTGCTGGTGGACATGGCCAAGGCCGGCAAGGTGGTGGCCCGCCTCAAAGGCGGCGATCCCTTTGTCTTCGGCCGTGGCGGCGAGGAAGCCGAGGAGCTCATCGCCGCCGGCTGCGACTTCGAGGTCGTGCCCGGCGTCACCTCGGCCGTGGCCGCGCCGGCCTATGCCGGCATCCCCATCACCCACCGCTCGTTCACCTCGTCGGTGTCGTTTATCACCGGCCACGAGGACCCGACCAAGACCGAAAGCTCGCTCAATTGGGAAGCTTTCGCCAAGTCCGGCTCCACCCTGGTCTTTTTCATGGGTGTGAAAAACCTGCCGCACATCACCGAAAATCTCATGAAAGCCGGGATGCCCGGCGACACCCCGGCCGCCCTGGTGCGCTGGGGCACCACCTGCCGCCATCGCAGCCTGGTGGCCACCGTGGCCACCATGCCCGAGGAAGCCCAGAAACACGGCTTCGCCCCGCCGTCGCTTTTCGTGGTCGGCGGCGTGGCCACGCTGCACGACAAGCTGGCCTGGTACGAAAAGCGCGCGCTTTTGGGTAAGGGCGTGGTCGTCACCCGTAGCCGCGAGCAGGCCAGTGATTTGACCCGCCTGCTGGGGGCCGAAGGGGCCTGCTGCTACGAGTTCCCGGCCATCGAGATCGCGCCGCTCACCGACGTCGCCCCGGTGGACGCGGCCATCGACAGCCTCTACGACAACGACTGGGTCGTCTTCACCTCGGCCAACGGCGTGGACTGCTTTTTCGAGCGTATTGACGCCAAGGGCCTGGACGCCCGGGCCTTCGCCGGCATCCGCATCGCCGCCATCGGGCCGGCCACGGCCAAAAAGCTCGCCGAACGGGGGCTTCGGGCCGATTTCATCCCCGAGCGCTTCGTGGCCGAATCCGTGGTCGAAGGCCTGCTCGCCCAGGACGTGGCCGGCAAGAAGGTGCTCATCCCCCGCGCCCGCGAAGCCCGGGATGTGCTGCCCGAGAAGCTGGCCGAAGCCGGTTGCACGGTCACCGTGCTGCCGGTCTACGACACCCGGCCCGTGGACCAGGACCCGGCCGAGATCATCCAGGCCGTGAAAAATGGCGAGATCCACTACGTCACCTTCACCTCGTCCTCGACGGTGAAGAACTTCTTCGCCCAGATTCCGCCCGAGGTGCTCAAGGCCTCGGCCGTCAAGACCGCCTGCATCGGCCCCATCACGGCCGCCACCCTGGCCGAATACGGGTTCACGCCGGACGTCAACGCCGCCGCCTACACCGTGCCGGCCCTGGCCCAGGCCGTCATCGACGACGCGAGGCGCGGCGCGTGA